A DNA window from Pseudorasbora parva isolate DD20220531a chromosome 19, ASM2467924v1, whole genome shotgun sequence contains the following coding sequences:
- the ccdc106b gene encoding coiled-coil domain-containing protein 106b → MTDAQRSTGSCRGLKNEDGYEISIPFEDNNLDDSGFYNENDHTFDESASGQVPPCSPLLLITSLRAQLQISLEKNSWLQKRIEDLEEERDFLRCQLDRFIFTTKGQECNGTMRNETEAEDMQQPTYQKQPTNLKPPIRKTPTPSSPMMTRSGKIPTRNQKRSRKINQEAEEVIEEEEYIAEEDYVEEEQVVTDDDGDDSDSKSLQKNRSGRLTGQTRVKRRRVFRIARSMERQRVKDPAGVLLRYNKILVTYQKLKSMSRAFQVHGVDRNTVASTTPIAEMLLVAPEKVSEVGEFDSSKEKLLDYARRCYKALDEDSHAKVQTLKKNNLLLPISYRFRH, encoded by the exons ATGACTGATGCACAGAGAAGCACGGGGAGCTGCAGAG GTTTGAAGAACGAAGATGGGTATGAAATCTCAATCCCCTTTGAGGACAACAACCTGGACGATTCTGGTTTCTATAATGAAAATGACCACACCTTCGACG AGTCGGCCTCGGGTCAGGTTCCTCCTTGCAGTCCGTTACTTCTGATCACCAGCCTCCGAGCACAACTGCAGATTTCTCTGGAAAAGAATTCCTGGCTCCAAAAGCGCATCGAAGATCTGGAGGAGGAGAGGGACTTCCTGCGCTGCCAACTTGACAGATTCATTTTCACCACCAAGGGCCAAGAGTGCAATGGCACAATGAGAAACG AAACGGAAGCAGAGGATATGCAGCAACCCACCTATCAGAAGCAGCCCACCAATCTGAAGCCTCCCATCCGGAAAACACCCACTCCTTCATCGCCCATGATGACACGCTCTGGAAAAATCCCCACACGCAACCAAAAGCGCAGCAGAAAAATCA aTCAAGAAGCAGAGGAGGTGATTGAGGAGGAAGAGTATATAGCGGAGGAAGATTATGTGGAAGAGGAGCAGGTTGTTACAGATGATGATGGAGACGATTCAGACAGTAAAAGCTTACAAAAGAACCGTTCGGGCAGGCTGACTGGCCAAACGAGAGTGAAAAGACGACGTGTTTTTCGTATTGCGCGAAGCATGGAAAGACAAAGAG TTAAAGACCCTGCAGGGGTTCTGCTTCGCTACAATAAGATCCTTGTGACCTATCAGAAGTTGAAGAGCATGTCTCGAGCATTCCAGGTCCATGGGGTTGACCGAAACACTGTGGCCTCCACCACTCCTATCGCTGAAATGCTTTTGGTTGCTCCTGAGAAGGTGTCTGAGGTTGGCGAGTTTGATTCCTCCAAGGAGAAGCTTCTGGATTATGCGAGGCGCTGCTATAAAGCTCTTGATGAGGACTCTCACGCTAAGGTGCAGACCTTGAAGAAGAACAACCTCTTGCTGCCCATTTCATACAGGTTTAGGCACTGA